A single window of Methanobrevibacter sp. TMH8 DNA harbors:
- a CDS encoding ribosome biogenesis/translation initiation ATPase RLI, with protein MSRISILDHDRCQPKKCNYTCIEYCPGVRMEEDTIVIDEKTKKPLISEDLCSGCGICTNRCPFNAISVINLPEALDEPIHRFGQNMFELFGLPQLSKGSVLGILGPNGIGKSTIMRILSGEMIPNLGNWEEKSENWDEVINYFKGSQLQNYFKELSEGKIKVVHKPQMVDQLPKFVKGNVSDLLTGVDERGKFEEAVKTLDLKNVLNREIANLSGGELQRVAIAASFVREGDFYYFDEPTSWLDVRQRLNAVNVIRSLADEGKAVMVIEHDLATLDAISDYIHILYGQSGAYGVVSQMKGVRVGINAYINGFLKEENVRIRKQPIEFSIRPPTPEDEGEAIVSYSNLKKSYDGFSLSAEAGEIFHDEIVTAFGSNGIGKTTFAKILAGETEPDEGEVGEDIKIAYKPQYIVTDFEGRVEDFLYMNAPSYGSNIFKTEIMKPFSLEEILDKQVEDLSGGELQRLAVAATLSKDAEIYLFDEPTAFLDVEQRLIAGRAIRKIIESRNAASLIVDHDIVFIDYISDRAMVFQGEPGIEGKATKPTDLRTSMNTFLKDLEITFRRDKETKRPRVNKLDSYLDREQKQEGEYYYLKDK; from the coding sequence TTGAGTAGGATTTCCATATTAGACCATGATCGATGCCAGCCCAAAAAATGTAATTATACATGTATTGAATACTGTCCTGGAGTACGTATGGAAGAAGATACAATAGTTATTGATGAAAAGACAAAAAAACCACTTATTTCTGAAGATTTATGTTCTGGGTGTGGAATATGTACTAATCGTTGCCCATTTAATGCAATAAGTGTAATTAATCTTCCTGAAGCTCTTGATGAACCAATCCATAGATTTGGACAAAATATGTTCGAATTATTTGGCTTGCCTCAGCTTAGCAAAGGATCTGTTCTTGGAATTCTTGGTCCAAATGGAATTGGAAAATCAACCATTATGAGAATTTTATCTGGAGAAATGATTCCAAACCTTGGAAACTGGGAAGAAAAATCAGAAAATTGGGATGAAGTCATTAACTATTTTAAAGGATCACAGCTTCAAAATTATTTTAAGGAATTATCTGAAGGAAAAATAAAAGTTGTTCATAAACCACAAATGGTAGATCAACTTCCAAAATTTGTTAAAGGAAATGTATCTGACCTTTTAACAGGTGTTGATGAAAGAGGAAAATTTGAAGAAGCAGTCAAAACACTTGACTTGAAAAATGTCCTGAATAGAGAAATAGCTAACTTAAGTGGAGGAGAACTTCAAAGAGTAGCTATAGCCGCATCATTTGTAAGAGAAGGAGACTTTTACTATTTTGATGAACCAACATCTTGGTTGGATGTTCGCCAACGTCTCAATGCAGTTAATGTAATTAGATCTCTAGCTGATGAAGGAAAAGCAGTAATGGTTATTGAACACGATTTAGCTACTCTCGATGCTATTTCAGATTATATCCATATTCTTTATGGTCAATCTGGAGCTTATGGAGTAGTTTCACAAATGAAAGGCGTGAGAGTTGGAATAAATGCATATATCAATGGATTCTTAAAAGAAGAAAATGTAAGAATCAGAAAACAACCTATTGAATTTAGTATTAGACCTCCAACACCAGAAGATGAAGGAGAAGCTATTGTATCCTATAGTAATCTAAAAAAATCTTATGACGGATTTTCATTATCTGCAGAAGCTGGAGAAATTTTTCATGATGAAATTGTAACAGCATTTGGATCAAATGGTATTGGTAAAACAACATTTGCAAAAATATTAGCTGGAGAAACAGAACCTGATGAAGGAGAAGTAGGAGAAGATATAAAAATAGCATACAAGCCACAATATATTGTAACTGACTTTGAAGGAAGAGTAGAAGATTTTCTATATATGAATGCACCAAGTTATGGTTCAAATATATTTAAAACAGAAATTATGAAACCATTTTCACTTGAAGAAATTTTAGATAAACAAGTAGAAGATCTTAGTGGAGGAGAACTTCAACGTCTTGCTGTAGCAGCAACCTTATCAAAAGATGCTGAAATTTATCTTTTTGATGAACCAACAGCTTTTCTCGATGTTGAACAGAGATTAATAGCTGGAAGAGCTATTAGAAAAATAATCGAAAGTAGAAATGCTGCATCCCTTATTGTTGATCACGATATTGTGTTTATTGATTATATATCAGATAGAGCGATGGTTTTCCAAGGTGAACCAGGAATCGAAGGGAAAGCAACCAAACCAACAGATCTCAGAACTTCAATGAACACATTCTTAAAAGATCTTGAAATAACATTTAGAAGAGATAAAGAAACAAAAAGACCAAGAGTAAACAAATTAGACAGCTACCTAGATCGAGAACAAAAACAAGAAGGAGAATATTATTATTTAAAAGATAAATAA
- the pth2 gene encoding peptidyl-tRNA hydrolase Pth2 — MKQVIVVRNDLKMSKGKTAAQACHGCLGSYKKADSNKIKEWEREGEKKVIVKVNSLEELFEIKEIAKKNNVPNYMVKDAGRTELPGGTITCLGIGPDTDEIIDKVTHDLKLLS; from the coding sequence ATGAAACAAGTGATTGTAGTTCGGAATGACTTGAAAATGTCCAAAGGAAAAACAGCTGCTCAAGCTTGTCATGGATGTTTAGGTTCTTATAAAAAGGCAGATTCTAATAAAATCAAAGAATGGGAAAGGGAAGGCGAGAAAAAAGTAATTGTTAAAGTTAATTCATTAGAAGAGTTATTTGAAATAAAAGAAATAGCTAAAAAGAATAATGTTCCTAATTATATGGTAAAAGATGCTGGAAGAACAGAGTTGCCTGGAGGAACTATAACCTGTTTGGGTATAGGTCCTGACACTGATGAGATTATTGACAAAGTGACTCATGATTTGAAGTTACTTAGCTAA
- a CDS encoding delta 1-pyrroline-5-carboxylate synthetase, producing MDWVVKIGGSLFPKEAIELVNALKRLKGSKKSNNINFLIIIGGGEFANLIRKYDGITRFSNHITHETAIDSMDIIAKLLNDKFDFTKLVYSIEDAENSLNDGFIPILACSKILKENEDNNEIPHSWDMTSDSISAYIANLLKAKLLIATNVDGIYTQKPTKFGAKFIHDIDAKKLLTFDETSVDLMLAEYLLKFGTNCFVVNGNFPERVLSLIGEDIGSRINNNDYNTDYNFKYTLIRGE from the coding sequence ATAGATTGGGTAGTTAAAATTGGAGGAAGTCTTTTTCCAAAAGAAGCTATAGAATTAGTCAATGCTTTAAAAAGATTAAAAGGATCAAAAAAATCAAATAATATTAATTTTTTGATAATAATTGGAGGGGGAGAATTTGCAAATCTTATTCGTAAATATGATGGAATAACAAGATTTTCAAATCACATTACTCATGAAACAGCTATTGATTCAATGGATATTATAGCAAAACTTCTCAATGATAAGTTTGATTTTACTAAACTTGTTTATTCTATTGAAGATGCAGAAAATAGTTTAAATGATGGTTTTATTCCTATACTAGCTTGTTCAAAAATTTTAAAGGAAAATGAAGATAATAATGAAATTCCTCATTCCTGGGATATGACTTCAGATTCTATATCTGCATATATTGCAAACTTACTAAAAGCGAAACTTTTAATAGCTACAAATGTAGATGGTATATATACCCAAAAACCAACTAAGTTTGGGGCAAAATTTATCCATGATATTGATGCTAAAAAACTACTAACTTTTGATGAAACATCAGTTGATTTGATGCTCGCAGAGTATTTGCTTAAATTTGGGACTAATTGTTTTGTTGTAAATGGAAACTTTCCAGAGAGAGTTTTATCTCTAATTGGAGAGGATATAGGCAGCAGAATAAATAATAACGATTATAATACTGATTATAATTTTAAATACACATTAATTAGAGGTGAATGA
- a CDS encoding zinc finger domain-containing protein — MEKIECKSCKQEIPLIDTYVQFPCPECGELIARCEKCRTFGHTYVCDCGFEGP; from the coding sequence ATGGAAAAAATAGAATGTAAATCTTGTAAGCAAGAAATACCATTAATTGATACTTATGTTCAATTCCCGTGTCCAGAATGTGGTGAATTAATAGCAAGATGTGAAAAATGCCGTACTTTTGGCCATACTTATGTATGTGATTGTGGTTTCGAAGGACCATAA
- a CDS encoding elongation factor 1-beta, whose translation MGEVVATVKLMPESPDVDLEQMKIDAQNAVTEDAELHKIDEEPIAFGLVALNVMFIVDDGEGGTEIVEEKLAKIPNVTSVEVMDVRRLM comes from the coding sequence ATGGGAGAAGTTGTTGCAACTGTTAAATTAATGCCTGAAAGTCCTGATGTTGACTTAGAACAAATGAAAATTGATGCTCAAAATGCTGTTACTGAAGATGCTGAATTGCACAAAATTGACGAAGAACCAATTGCTTTTGGTTTAGTAGCTTTAAATGTTATGTTCATTGTCGATGATGGTGAAGGTGGAACTGAAATAGTAGAAGAAAAATTAGCTAAAATCCCTAATGTTACCAGTGTAGAAGTTATGGATGTTAGAAGATTAATGTAA
- a CDS encoding tripartite tricarboxylate transporter permease, with amino-acid sequence MFDLIFACFLGILCGAITGMIPGIHVNTAGAIIFASSAFLLGVFSPEFLCIFMVAMSIAHALIEFVPSMLLGVPEEGTAMSILPGHRMVLEGRSKEAIRIVSLGGFGAILVIILMLPIFAIVLPTTQEIIKPYTFIILLVVSIYLLWKITNGKKAFMWSSVLFIFSGLLGWTMFQTPISSGISMMCIFSGLFGISTILYSLNESSFIPHQNKFYDLELNSNMLRGIFAGGVAGAILGFLPGFGPAQGSIIAQAAAGGDGEDATENFLTAISGLNTSDTLFSLICIYLIGNPRSGIAVYMNYLIPTFTVPHLMVFSFAALVAVSISFILCLKLGDSFSKLMQNIDYKKLSISVIILMIVILYIFAIIYNAPIAYITLALITSTAMGLLPHYLGVGKSHLMGVLIIPAMVVYFNMFF; translated from the coding sequence ATGTTTGATCTTATTTTTGCTTGCTTTTTAGGTATTTTATGTGGTGCAATTACTGGAATGATTCCAGGAATTCATGTTAACACAGCAGGAGCTATAATTTTTGCTTCATCAGCATTTTTACTAGGGGTTTTTTCCCCTGAATTTTTGTGCATTTTTATGGTAGCTATGTCTATTGCCCATGCTCTCATTGAATTTGTGCCTTCTATGCTTCTTGGAGTTCCTGAAGAAGGTACAGCTATGTCAATTCTGCCAGGTCATAGAATGGTTCTTGAAGGTAGGTCAAAAGAAGCTATTAGGATAGTTTCTCTTGGAGGATTTGGAGCTATATTAGTTATTATTTTAATGCTTCCTATTTTTGCTATTGTGTTACCAACTACTCAAGAAATTATAAAACCATATACTTTTATAATACTTCTTGTAGTTTCAATATATCTTTTATGGAAAATAACAAATGGTAAAAAAGCATTTATGTGGTCTTCTGTTTTGTTTATTTTCTCAGGATTGTTGGGTTGGACAATGTTTCAAACACCAATTTCTTCTGGAATTTCTATGATGTGTATATTTTCAGGATTATTTGGGATAAGTACAATTTTGTATAGCTTAAATGAAAGCTCATTCATACCTCACCAAAATAAGTTTTATGATCTTGAGCTAAATAGCAATATGTTACGAGGAATCTTTGCAGGAGGAGTGGCGGGAGCTATACTAGGATTTTTACCTGGATTTGGACCAGCTCAAGGAAGTATAATAGCCCAAGCAGCAGCTGGTGGTGATGGTGAAGATGCTACTGAGAATTTCTTAACAGCTATTAGTGGTTTAAACACCTCTGATACTTTATTTTCTCTTATTTGTATTTATTTAATTGGAAATCCTAGAAGTGGAATAGCTGTCTATATGAATTATTTAATACCTACGTTCACTGTTCCACATTTAATGGTATTCAGTTTTGCAGCACTTGTAGCTGTATCAATTTCATTTATTCTTTGTTTGAAATTAGGAGACAGTTTTTCCAAGTTGATGCAGAATATAGATTATAAAAAACTATCTATTTCAGTTATAATTTTAATGATTGTTATTCTGTATATATTTGCAATAATTTATAATGCACCTATTGCTTATATAACACTTGCCCTTATTACTTCAACAGCTATGGGGTTACTTCCACATTATTTGGGAGTTGGTAAGTCTCATTTAATGGGAGTTTTGATTATTCCGGCAATGGTTGTATATTTTAACATGTTTTTTTAA
- a CDS encoding spore germination protein GerW family protein, with product MVDENPIRTTVDELKKLLNVKDFIGDPIVTDDKILIPFLKWGLGFGAGKGNGPEDTGGFGSGAAAGIEPISIVVIDKKTEGMEGVRVLNLSNGTETSKAISELGVVVSDLIKELAANHKGHMGGFKGSKDSKNEKSNVNDAE from the coding sequence ATGGTAGACGAAAATCCAATTAGAACAACAGTAGATGAGTTAAAAAAACTTTTAAATGTTAAAGATTTTATTGGAGACCCTATTGTAACTGATGATAAAATATTAATTCCCTTTTTGAAATGGGGATTAGGCTTTGGAGCAGGTAAAGGAAATGGCCCTGAAGATACAGGGGGATTTGGCTCTGGAGCTGCTGCAGGAATAGAACCTATATCTATTGTTGTAATAGATAAAAAAACTGAAGGCATGGAAGGAGTTAGAGTACTTAACTTATCTAATGGAACAGAAACTAGCAAAGCAATCTCAGAACTAGGTGTAGTTGTATCTGACTTAATAAAAGAGTTAGCTGCTAATCATAAGGGTCATATGGGTGGCTTTAAAGGTTCTAAAGATTCTAAAAATGAAAAATCAAATGTAAATGATGCTGAATAA